The DNA sequence CCGACGCGGCCGCCTACCGGGTCACCCTGTTCGGCAGCCTGGCCGCCACCGGGCGCGGCCACCTCACCGACCGGGCGTTGCAGGATGCCTTCGCGCCGCGTGGGGTCGAGATCGTCTGGCGGCCTGAACAGGCGCTCCCGGAGCATCCCAACGGCATACGTTTCGAGGCCCTGACCACTGCCGGCGAGGTTTCCGCCGACTGGGAAGTCTGCAGTGTCGGCGGCGGGGCGCTGCGTGACGCCGCGGGACCGGTCGGGGAACCGGGGGCCGAGGTTTATTCGCTGAACCTCCTGGATGACATTCTGCGGCACTGTGAACGGCAGGGAGAATCTCTCGGCGATTACGTGCTGGCCCGTGAAGGTGCGGGGATCGAGGCCCACCTGGAAACCGTCTGGGCCGCGATGCGGGCCGCTATCGACCGGGGATTGCAGACCGAAGGGCCGCTGCCCGGCGGTCTCGGCCTGGCGCGCAAGGCACGTTCCTTCCACCGCAAGGCTTCATTGTTCGGCCCTCACCTGCAGCAGAGCGGCCTGCTCTGTGCCTATGCCTATGCGGTGGCGGAGGAAAACGCCGCCGGAGGCACCATCGTCACCGCGCCCACCTGCGGCTCCTGCGGGGTATTGCCGGCGGTGCTGCGCTATCTCGACGAAACTCTCGAATGCAGTCGGCAGGACATTCTCCGCGCCCTGGCGGTGGCCGGACTGATCGGCACCCTGGTCAAGCACAACGCCTCGATTTCCGGCGCCGAGGTCGGTTGCCAGGGGGAGATCGGCACCGCCTGCGCCATGGCCGCGGCGGCGGCGACCAAGCTGCACGGCGGCAGCCTGGCGCAGATCGAGTACGCCGCCGAGATGGGTCTCGAACATCACCTCGGCCTGACCTGCGATCCGGTCGGCGGTCTGGTGCAGATCCCCTGCATCGAGCGCAATGCCCACGCCGCCGCCCGCGCCCTCTTCTGCTGCCATTTCGCCCTGCTCTCCGACGGCCGCCACAAGGTTTCCTTCGATACCATCACCAAGGTAATGAAGGAGACCGGACAGGCGCTCCCCTCCCTCTACCGGGAAACCTCCGGCGGCGGCATCGCCCAGGCTTATGACGGGGAACGGAAGGATTGAGATCAGGTTGGATTGGCGAACTGGTGACGGGGCCCTCAGGGCGTCCCCGTCACGTCATCTCCGTCGCTTCAGGACAGGGGCCTGCCGAGCCCGGCGGCCCGCAGCACCTGCTCATCGAGCCCGCGGCCCGCGCAGCAGCCGGCGAGTTTGCCGTCAATGGCCACCGCCGGAACTGAGCG is a window from the Geothermobacter hydrogeniphilus genome containing:
- a CDS encoding L-serine ammonia-lyase, iron-sulfur-dependent, subunit alpha; amino-acid sequence: MESIRQLYRVGLGPSSSHTMGPRFAAELFLRRQPDAAAYRVTLFGSLAATGRGHLTDRALQDAFAPRGVEIVWRPEQALPEHPNGIRFEALTTAGEVSADWEVCSVGGGALRDAAGPVGEPGAEVYSLNLLDDILRHCERQGESLGDYVLAREGAGIEAHLETVWAAMRAAIDRGLQTEGPLPGGLGLARKARSFHRKASLFGPHLQQSGLLCAYAYAVAEENAAGGTIVTAPTCGSCGVLPAVLRYLDETLECSRQDILRALAVAGLIGTLVKHNASISGAEVGCQGEIGTACAMAAAAATKLHGGSLAQIEYAAEMGLEHHLGLTCDPVGGLVQIPCIERNAHAAARALFCCHFALLSDGRHKVSFDTITKVMKETGQALPSLYRETSGGGIAQAYDGERKD